One part of the Glycine soja cultivar W05 chromosome 11, ASM419377v2, whole genome shotgun sequence genome encodes these proteins:
- the LOC114372915 gene encoding uncharacterized protein LOC114372915 produces MMVESVGENRMLGLRFTPRHKRSKSLPDKKRIEEDNPDNHIQASDRMKLDMGYLTECDKARKNRTPTNEVHSTLKQEILQLERRLQDQFQVRSTLEKALGFRSSPLVNSNEMMIPKPATELIREIAVLELEVVYLEQHLLSLYRKAFDQQLSSVSPTSKEESVKFPLTTHSARFINVSVPEVLTKRESSTEQSNEHKLETLSKEYDIYEPETFGKEHNRNLLEEKHLGSGVYRCHSSLSHCPAFTRESPPADSLAKSLRACHSQPLSMLEYAQSSSSNIISLAEHLGTRISDHVPVTPNKLSEDMVKCISAIYCKLADPPMTHPGLSSPSSSLSSASAFSIGDQGDMWSPRFRNNSSFDVRLDNPFHVEGLKEFSGPYSTMVEVSWLYRESQKSADTEKLLLNFRSLICRLEEVDPGRLKHEEKIAFWINIHNALVMHAFLAYGIPQNNVKRVFLLLKAAYNVGGHTISADTIQNTILKCRMSRPGQWLRLLFSQSTKFKAGDRRQAYALEQAEPLSHFALCSGNHSDPAVRVYTPKRVFQELEVAKDEYIRANLGIRKDQKILLPKLVESFTKDSGLCPNGVMDMILESLPESLRKSVKKCQLAKSRKSIEWIPHNFSFRYLISKDMVK; encoded by the exons ATGATGGTTGAAAGCGTAGGAGAAAATAGAATGCTGGGACTGAGATTTACTCCAAGGCACAAACGTTCAAAGAG TCTTCCTGATAAGAAAAGAATTGAGGAGGATAATCCAGATAATCACATTCAGGCCTCAGATCGAATGAAGCTG GACATGGGATACCTCACGGAATGTGATAAAGCTAGGAAAAACCGAACCCCTACAAATGAAGTCCACAGTACTCTGAAGCAAGAG ATTCTACAGCTTGAGAGAAGATTACAAGACCAATTTCAGGTCAGATCCACGTTAGAAAAGGCACTTGGATTCAGATCTTCACCTCTCGTTAATTCAAATGAGATGATGATACCCAAG CCAGCCACAGAATTAATTAGGGAAATTGCAGTGTTAGAGTTGGAAGTTGTGTATTTGGAGCAACATCTTCTCTCCTTGTACCGTAAAGCTTTTGATCAACAATTATCTTCTGTATCTCCGACTTCTAAGGAGGAAAGTGTAAAGTTCCCTCTAACAACACATAGCGCACGATTCAtcaatgtttctgtgcctgaggTCTTAACCAAGAGAGAATCTTCTACAGAACAATCTAATGAGCATAAGCTTGAGACTTTGAGCAAGGAGTATGACATATATGAGCCTGAGACTTTTGGGAAGGAACATAATAGAAATCTGCTAGAAGAAAAGCATTTAGGTTCTGGTGTTTATCGTTGTCATTCCTCTTTGTCCCATTGTCCAGCATTTACAAGAGAATCTCCTCCAGCAGATTCTTTAGCTAAATCTCTGCGTGCCTGTCATTCCCAGCCGTTGTCCATGTTAGAG TATGCTCAAAGCTCTTCATCAAACATAATCAGTCTAGCAGAACATCTTGGCACACGAATATCTGATCATGTTCCAGTGACACCTAACAAACTTTCTGAGGATATGGTCAAATGCATATCAGCTATATATTGCAAGCTTGCAGACCCTCCTATGACACATCCAGGACTTTCATCTCCAAGTTCATCCTTGTCCTCAGCAAGTGCCTTTTCCATTGGAGATCAAGGTGACATGTGGAGTCCAAGGTTCAGAAATAATTCATCTTTTGATGTGCGCTTAGACAATCCTTTCCATGTGGAAGGACTTAAGGAGTTTAGTGGGCCATATAGCACCATGGTTGAAGTATCATGGCTTTATAGAGAAAGTCAGAAGTCGGCTGATACTGAGAAGCTGCTCCTGAATTTCAG GTCACTTATTTGTCGGTTAGAAGAAGTAGACCCCGGCAGGTTGAAGCACGAGGAGAAGATAGCTTTTTGGATCAACATACACAATGCTTTAGTGATGcat GCATTTCTGGCTTATGGGATTCCACAAAACAATGTGAAAAGAGTCTTTCTTCTTTTGAAG GCTGCATATAATGTTGGGGGTCATACAATTAGTGCAGACACAATACAAAATACTATACTCAAGTGTCGGATGTCTCGCCCGGGACAG TGGCTGCGCTTGTTATTTTCTCAAAGTACAAAATTCAAAGCTGGAGATAGACGACAAGCCTATGCACTGGAGCAAGCTGAGCCTCTTTCACACTTTGCACTCTGTTCAGGAAACCATTCTGATCCTGCG GTACGTGTATATACACCAAAGAGGGTGTTTCAAGAGCTAGAAGTTGCAAAGGACGAATATATTCGAGCTAACTTAGGCATACGCAAGGACCAAAAAATACTCTTACCAAAGCTTGTTGAGTCATTCACCAAGGACTCAGGTTTGTGCCCCAATGGTGTCATGGATATGATCCTAGAATCACTACCCGAATCCCTGAGAAAGAGTGTTAAGAAATGTCAGCTTGCAAAATCCCGCAAGAGCATAGAATGGATTCCACACAACTTTTCTTTTCGATACCTCATATCTAAGGATATGGTCAAATGA